The proteins below come from a single Candidatus Planktophila dulcis genomic window:
- a CDS encoding histidinol-phosphate transaminase — MNQWPSWLPLRQNLQELSPYGAPQLPAEAVMNTNENPYPPSAALAKAIADRISDVALTLNRYPDRDAVVLRTKLADFINGLSKTRFTSSNVWAANGSNEIIQSLFMAFGGGAALGFTPSYSMHPLIAKVTQVQWLNGNRREDFTLDIDSAIEQIQRDKPTLTFITTPNNPTGSAVTIEEIEKIAKSTSGLLIVDEAYAEFSDEISAVTLIEKYPHVVVIRTMSKAFAFAGVRLGYLIADPAVIDAMFLVRLPYHLSALTQAAAEVALDFKGELLGTVAQLRVDRDRVAAQLSEMGLTVIPSASNFLLFTGFDMPSAQLWQAMLDRGVLIRDVGLLGYLRVTIGNEAENTKFISTLSVCLGEK, encoded by the coding sequence ATGAACCAATGGCCATCCTGGTTGCCATTGCGCCAGAATCTTCAAGAGCTCTCACCCTATGGAGCGCCTCAGCTTCCAGCAGAAGCTGTCATGAATACCAATGAGAATCCTTATCCACCATCTGCTGCGTTAGCCAAGGCAATTGCAGATCGCATCTCAGATGTTGCACTGACCCTTAATCGTTACCCAGATCGCGATGCGGTTGTATTGCGCACCAAACTTGCTGACTTCATTAATGGGTTATCAAAAACTAGATTCACATCTAGCAATGTGTGGGCTGCCAATGGAAGCAATGAAATTATTCAATCTCTCTTTATGGCCTTTGGTGGGGGAGCAGCGCTGGGATTCACACCTTCTTATTCGATGCACCCATTGATTGCAAAGGTCACTCAGGTGCAGTGGCTCAATGGCAATCGCCGTGAAGATTTCACACTTGATATTGACTCAGCGATTGAGCAGATTCAGCGCGATAAGCCAACACTGACATTTATTACAACGCCGAATAATCCAACGGGATCTGCTGTCACGATTGAAGAGATTGAGAAGATTGCGAAATCAACTTCAGGGCTTCTGATTGTTGATGAGGCATATGCAGAGTTCTCCGATGAAATCTCTGCTGTTACTTTGATTGAGAAGTACCCACATGTTGTTGTCATTCGCACAATGAGTAAGGCCTTTGCCTTTGCTGGAGTGCGCCTTGGATATCTGATTGCAGATCCAGCAGTTATTGATGCAATGTTCTTAGTTCGCTTGCCGTATCACCTGAGCGCGCTGACTCAAGCAGCAGCTGAAGTTGCACTGGACTTTAAGGGCGAGCTTTTGGGGACAGTGGCTCAACTGCGTGTAGATCGTGATCGCGTTGCAGCCCAACTGAGCGAGATGGGTCTTACAGTCATTCCAAGTGCTTCTAACTTCCTGCTCTTCACAGGCTTTGATATGCCATCGGCCCAGCTCTGGCAGGCGATGCTCGATAGAGGTGTTCTCATCAGAGATGTGGGATTATTGGGCTACTTAAGAGTCACCATTGGCAATGAAGCCGAAAATACAAAGTTTATTTCAACGCTATCGGTATGCCTGGGAGAAAAATGA
- the hisB gene encoding imidazoleglycerol-phosphate dehydratase HisB — MSRTSRVERTTKESSVLVELNLDGTGEISVDTGVPFFDHMLSQLGKHSGFNLTVKTTGDVDVDSHHTVEDTSLAFGQALREALGDKAGIRRFGDAMVPLDEVLVQAAVDLSGRPYLVHRQPEIVELIGTFDTTLGKHIWESIVAEARIALHIRVLEGRNAHHVFEAQFKAVARALRDAVALDSRVAGIPSTKGSL; from the coding sequence ATGAGCAGAACATCACGAGTCGAACGCACTACTAAAGAGTCAAGCGTTCTTGTAGAACTCAACCTTGATGGAACCGGTGAGATCTCGGTCGACACAGGAGTTCCATTTTTCGATCACATGCTGAGCCAATTAGGAAAGCACTCTGGTTTTAATCTGACAGTCAAGACAACAGGTGATGTTGATGTTGATTCACACCACACTGTGGAAGATACATCTCTGGCATTTGGCCAAGCACTCCGCGAAGCGCTAGGGGACAAAGCAGGCATTCGTCGTTTTGGTGATGCCATGGTTCCACTGGATGAGGTTCTTGTTCAGGCAGCTGTCGATCTTTCAGGCCGCCCATATCTTGTGCATCGTCAACCAGAGATTGTTGAACTTATTGGAACTTTTGATACAACTCTTGGAAAACACATTTGGGAATCAATCGTTGCTGAGGCGCGCATCGCACTGCATATTCGCGTTCTTGAAGGCCGCAATGCTCACCACGTATTCGAAGCTCAATTCAAAGCAGTTGCTCGCGCACTTCGCGATGCTGTGGCACTTGATTCTCGTGTTGCAGGGATTCCTTCAACAAAGGGCTCTCTCTAA
- the hisH gene encoding imidazole glycerol phosphate synthase subunit HisH: protein MIAILDYGSGNLRSAQRAFETSGKEVVLTSDYDIALNADGLVVPGVGAFAACMQGLAGVRGDQLVLERIALKRPTLGICVGMQILFSHGVEHGNHDGVGVWDATVEKLEAPILPHMGWNTVSVGSGSSLFKGVENESFYFVHSYAVKKKVGAVATMAHHGEDFLAAVEDGVIAATQFHPEKSGDAGLHLIKNWVDGL, encoded by the coding sequence GTGATTGCAATTCTTGATTACGGATCTGGCAACCTTCGTTCAGCACAGCGTGCCTTTGAAACTTCTGGCAAAGAGGTAGTTCTTACATCTGACTACGACATCGCACTCAACGCCGATGGATTAGTTGTTCCAGGTGTTGGAGCATTTGCAGCATGCATGCAAGGACTTGCTGGAGTTCGTGGTGATCAACTTGTTCTCGAAAGAATTGCTTTAAAGCGCCCCACTCTGGGCATCTGTGTGGGAATGCAGATTCTCTTTTCGCATGGCGTTGAGCATGGAAACCATGATGGAGTTGGAGTCTGGGATGCAACGGTAGAAAAACTTGAAGCACCGATCCTTCCTCATATGGGGTGGAATACAGTTTCTGTTGGAAGCGGGAGCTCGCTCTTTAAAGGCGTTGAAAATGAGTCCTTCTACTTTGTGCACTCATACGCTGTGAAGAAGAAGGTGGGTGCAGTTGCAACAATGGCTCACCATGGTGAAGATTTTCTTGCAGCAGTTGAAGATGGAGTTATTGCCGCAACGCAATTTCACCCAGAAAAATCAGGAGATGCGGGTCTGCATCTGATTAAGAATTGGGTGGATGGGCTATGA
- the priA gene encoding bifunctional 1-(5-phosphoribosyl)-5-((5-phosphoribosylamino)methylideneamino)imidazole-4-carboxamide isomerase/phosphoribosylanthranilate isomerase PriA: protein MSYLELLPAVDVKDGRAVRLVQGELDAETAYGNPLEVALEFQAAGAEWLHLVDLDAAFGRGENSALLAEVVGRLDIKVELSGGIRDDESLRRALATGCERVNLGTAALEDPEWTAKVIAEFGNRIAVGLDVRGHVLAARGWTKEGGDLFETIERLERDGCARYVVTDVTKDGTLKGPNIELLKEVCAVTRKPVVASGGISSLEDIAALVALNNSGVEGAIVGKALYAGAFTLQEALELTRR from the coding sequence ATGAGTTATCTAGAGCTATTACCAGCTGTTGATGTCAAAGATGGACGCGCTGTCAGGCTTGTGCAGGGTGAACTCGATGCTGAGACCGCCTATGGCAATCCACTTGAAGTAGCCCTTGAATTTCAAGCAGCGGGAGCTGAGTGGTTACACCTTGTCGATCTTGATGCAGCATTTGGTCGTGGGGAAAATAGCGCACTCCTTGCTGAAGTAGTGGGCAGACTCGATATCAAGGTTGAGCTATCGGGTGGAATTCGTGACGATGAATCTTTGCGAAGGGCACTTGCAACAGGATGTGAGAGAGTCAATCTTGGAACCGCAGCCCTTGAAGATCCAGAATGGACTGCAAAGGTCATTGCTGAATTTGGTAATCGCATTGCAGTGGGACTTGATGTGAGAGGCCATGTACTTGCAGCTCGTGGTTGGACGAAGGAGGGTGGCGATCTCTTTGAAACCATAGAACGTCTTGAGCGCGATGGCTGTGCTCGCTATGTCGTTACCGATGTGACAAAGGATGGAACGCTCAAGGGTCCCAACATTGAATTGCTTAAAGAAGTTTGTGCTGTCACACGCAAGCCTGTTGTTGCATCCGGCGGTATTTCATCGCTGGAAGATATTGCAGCACTTGTCGCATTGAATAACTCAGGCGTTGAAGGTGCAATCGTGGGTAAAGCACTTTATGCGGGCGCATTCACTTTGCAAGAGGCACTGGAGCTCACACGACGATGA
- the hisF gene encoding imidazole glycerol phosphate synthase subunit HisF has translation MSLSIRIIPCLDVTDGRVVKGVNFTALVDAGDPVEMAALYGREGADELTFLDISASVAGRETTLDVVRKTAEQVFIPLTVGGGIRTVEDVDRLLRAGADKVSINTAALARPELIAEIADRFGSQVLVLSVDARRARTDSGFEVTTHGGRESVGVDALAWVEKACALGVGEILLNSMDADGTRAGYDIGMITAVRAVSKVPLIASGGAGTLEDFASALDAGADALLAASVFHFGIHRIGDVKKYLSGHNYSVRNAHTV, from the coding sequence ATGAGTCTTTCTATCCGCATCATTCCCTGCCTTGACGTCACCGATGGTCGAGTAGTCAAAGGCGTTAACTTCACAGCTCTCGTTGATGCAGGAGATCCTGTTGAGATGGCAGCTCTCTATGGCAGAGAAGGTGCAGATGAACTCACATTTCTTGATATCTCAGCAAGTGTTGCAGGACGTGAGACAACGTTAGATGTTGTTCGAAAGACTGCAGAGCAAGTATTTATTCCTCTCACTGTTGGCGGGGGAATCCGAACAGTTGAAGATGTTGACCGATTGCTGCGAGCAGGAGCAGATAAAGTCTCTATCAACACCGCGGCCCTTGCCCGCCCAGAACTGATTGCAGAGATTGCAGATCGATTTGGTTCACAAGTATTAGTGCTCTCTGTTGATGCACGTCGCGCTCGTACTGACTCTGGATTTGAAGTAACAACTCACGGTGGGCGCGAATCTGTAGGTGTTGATGCATTGGCATGGGTTGAAAAGGCATGTGCACTGGGCGTGGGTGAGATTCTGCTCAACTCTATGGATGCAGATGGAACACGTGCAGGTTATGACATTGGAATGATTACTGCTGTTCGTGCTGTCTCTAAGGTTCCACTTATTGCTAGTGGTGGGGCTGGAACACTGGAGGATTTCGCATCAGCTCTAGATGCTGGAGCCGATGCGCTCTTGGCCGCGAGCGTCTTTCACTTTGGA